In the genome of Paenarthrobacter ilicis, the window CGGCCCAACGAGTTTCCATCGAGATAAGAGACCAGTTGATCGGACCCGGGTGCGTAGAAAGCGTCCCGGTGGGCAGCCAGCGGATCGGCTGCGTCCAGCTCGGCCGACGTTGGCCATTGTGTGTGCTGTGCGGTTGTCATGATTCCTCCTGCAGGTTCTGCAATGCGGGTCGGGTGGTTCAGTTGCCGATTTCGGTGCGAACGGCGTAGAGCTCTGGGAAGAAGGTGAGGTCCAGGGCCCGCTTCAGGAAGTCGACACCTGAAGAACCGCCCGTGCCCACCTTGAAGCCGATGGTCCTTTGGACGGTTCGAAGATGGCGGAAGCGCCATGCCTGGAAGTTGTCCTCTATATCCACCAGGTCCTCGCAGGCTTCGTAGAGGCCCCACTGGGTGTCATCGGATTCGTAGATCTCCTGAAAGATCGGCACAAGTTCGGGGTGGAATGTCCACGGCTCGCTGGTGTCCCTGCCAAGGATGTCGGCGGGGATCGTATAACCGGCCCGGGCCAGGACCGCCAGGAACGCGTCGTACAGGGTGGGCTCATCAAGGAGCGTGCTGAGCAGGGTATGGGCTTCCGGCTCGCTTTCGAACACCCGCAGCATTCCCCGATTCTTGTTTCCCAGAAGAAACTCCACCGCACGGTATTGGTAGGACTGGAACCCGGACGAACTTCCCAGGAAGCTGCGGAATTGCGCGTATTCCCTGGGCGTGAGTGTGCCCAGGACGGACCATTGCTCGGTCATGGTCCGTTGAATGGCCTTAACCCTGGCGATGCACTTCAGGGCCTTGCCCAGGTTGTCCGCATCGAAAAGCCGGCGTGCTTCCAACAGCTCATGCAACACCAGTTTGAGCCACAACTCGCTTGTCTGGTGCTGGATGATGAACAGCAGTTCGTCGTGATGTTCGGGTTTGCTCAAAGGGTGTTGGGAACTCAGCAGCTGGTCAAGGTCCAGGTATCCGCCATAGGACATGGCGTGCCGGAAATCGGTCCGGACGGAGTCTTCGAGGGGGCGGATGCTGTGGTTCGCATCGACTGCGGGCTTCTCCATGATCCGAGAATATCATTTGCATGACGAACGTCAAGAGATTGATACTTGAATCCAACCCGGCTCCTGCATTCTGTCCCGTAGGCTGATCCTCATCCGGTTGGGGAGGGGGTTCGGATTTGGAAGGCATCCGCAGCTCGGAGGACCTGGTCTCCGTCTACCTGGACGTCGACGGCGTGGTGAACCCCTTTGGCCCCTCGGGCGTAACCGACTGGGGCAGCACCTGGAAAATCGCCGATGCCGGCATCCTCGAAGTCGCATTCGCTCCCGAGGCAGTTGATGAGCTCAACAGCCTGGCCGGCCATCCCGCCGTCCGTTTTGTGTGGTTGACCACCTGGGAACGGATGGCGCCGCAGTACCTTTGCCCCGCCATCGGTTTGAAGGGGCAGGACTGGCCCGTCCTTTCAAGCCAGGGGTGGGATGAGGAGCCCGAGTGGTGGAAGCTCGTGGCGCTCCGGAAAGATCTTGCCGCCAGCGGAAGCAATCGGTTTGTGTGGCTGGACGATCAACTGGCCCACCAGACTGATGCGCAATCGTGGGCGGAGTACCAGCAAGACCGTGTGCTGTGTGTCTCACCCAATCCGTGCACCGGCCTCTCCCGCCGCGACTTGGCCGCCGTCAGGGCATTTTTGGGCTAAGCCCGGGGGTCGGTTCGTTTGTCCGCTCCGGACATGGCACGTAGGATTCTTAAGGTTTCAAGCCCGCCAAATTGAATGCCGCAAGTCGAGTCAGTTGAACATTCGCTGAACTATGCTGTGGATGGCAGGTATGGGGAAGAGAAACTGCTGAACGTCGACTCTGCAGATTGGGCAACAGGTGGATATCACCTTCATGGTCGCGCTGGTTATAGCGCTGGCCCTATTTTTTGACTTCACCAACGGATTCCACGACACAGCCAATGCGATGGCCACGCCCATTGCTACGGGGGCCATTAAGCCCAAGACTGCTGTTGCCTTGGCCGCCGTCCTCAACCTGGTGGGCGCGTTCCTTTCCACAGAGGTGGCCAAAACCATCTCCGGAGGCCTGATCCGGGAGGGGTCGGACGGAATCCACATCACCCCGGACATCATTTTCGCCGGATTGATGGGTGCTGTCCTGTGGAACATGATCACCTGGCTCAAGGGCCTGCCGTCGAGTTCCTCGCACGCCCTCTTCGGAGGTCTTATTGGCGCGGCGGTTGTGGGCATTGGGTTCCACTCCATCAACTTTGAAACCGTTCTGCAGAAGGTGATCCTTCCAGCAGTCTTCGCACCACTCATTGCCGGCTTTGTCGCATACATCTGTACTCGTCTGGCCTACGCCCTCACTGCGCGGCATGATCCCGAAACCGGGGACAAGCTGACGCAGAAGCGTGGCGGATTCCGTACCGGCCAGATTTTCACCTCCAGCCTCGTGGCACTGGCTCACGGCACCAACGATGCCCAGAAGACCATGGGCATCATCACCTTGGTCCTGATCGCAAGCGGCACCCAGGCCCCGGGCAGCGGTCCCCAGTTCTGGGTCATCACTGCCTGCGCGCTGGCCATCGCCATTGGCACCTACGCCGGCGGCTGGCGGATCATCCGCACCATGGGTTCAGGCCTCACCGAGGTCAAACCGGCACAGGGCTTCTCG includes:
- a CDS encoding HAD domain-containing protein: MEGIRSSEDLVSVYLDVDGVVNPFGPSGVTDWGSTWKIADAGILEVAFAPEAVDELNSLAGHPAVRFVWLTTWERMAPQYLCPAIGLKGQDWPVLSSQGWDEEPEWWKLVALRKDLAASGSNRFVWLDDQLAHQTDAQSWAEYQQDRVLCVSPNPCTGLSRRDLAAVRAFLG
- a CDS encoding inorganic phosphate transporter, with product MDITFMVALVIALALFFDFTNGFHDTANAMATPIATGAIKPKTAVALAAVLNLVGAFLSTEVAKTISGGLIREGSDGIHITPDIIFAGLMGAVLWNMITWLKGLPSSSSHALFGGLIGAAVVGIGFHSINFETVLQKVILPAVFAPLIAGFVAYICTRLAYALTARHDPETGDKLTQKRGGFRTGQIFTSSLVALAHGTNDAQKTMGIITLVLIASGTQAPGSGPQFWVITACALAIAIGTYAGGWRIIRTMGSGLTEVKPAQGFSAETSTASAILASSHLGFALSTTQVASGSVIGSGLGRKGTSVRWGTAGKIALGWLFTLPASAIVGALTALLVGTGVFGVVIAAIAGTGAVLFMFVISRRSHVGHHNAVEVDEAGQAVRFPKKKKNRKTSPSGDAQR
- the kynA gene encoding tryptophan 2,3-dioxygenase, yielding MEKPAVDANHSIRPLEDSVRTDFRHAMSYGGYLDLDQLLSSQHPLSKPEHHDELLFIIQHQTSELWLKLVLHELLEARRLFDADNLGKALKCIARVKAIQRTMTEQWSVLGTLTPREYAQFRSFLGSSSGFQSYQYRAVEFLLGNKNRGMLRVFESEPEAHTLLSTLLDEPTLYDAFLAVLARAGYTIPADILGRDTSEPWTFHPELVPIFQEIYESDDTQWGLYEACEDLVDIEDNFQAWRFRHLRTVQRTIGFKVGTGGSSGVDFLKRALDLTFFPELYAVRTEIGN